The following proteins are co-located in the Salinigranum halophilum genome:
- a CDS encoding ArgE/DapE family deacylase has protein sequence MTVDRQELRARIDDERDRMVDFLRTLVRTPSVTGDEAAVQEHVVEKFESLGFTPDVWEPDPDVLRDHPAYFETTSFVEHGYEGRPNVAAVREGAGEGRSLGLSGHVDVVPVDADEWTYDPWGAEVADGRLYGRGSADMKGGIAAFVHAIEMLDDLGVDLAGDLVLQTTIEEEDGGVGGVLSALERGYQPDAAIISEPWEIPNVGIASAGAMYFRVTVGGRSSHAARGHEGVNAIEKALPIIEELVALDRERKERIRYQPILNRDPDADSTNLNVGTFHSGEWPSTVPSEAVFECRIGWPPGETRPEIREQILDAIDAAVEDDPWLSAHPPDIEWFGWNADPHEVSVDEEITRLVTRHAESVTGREGSFVGGDAGLDERFYNRYYDIPAPTMGPSGANIHGADEYVEIDSLVETAQALALTAVDWCGTVD, from the coding sequence ATGACCGTCGATAGGCAGGAACTCCGCGCGCGAATCGACGACGAACGCGACCGGATGGTCGACTTCCTCCGGACGCTGGTCCGCACGCCGTCGGTGACGGGTGACGAGGCCGCCGTCCAGGAGCACGTCGTCGAGAAGTTCGAGTCGCTGGGGTTCACCCCCGACGTGTGGGAACCGGACCCCGACGTCCTCCGCGACCACCCGGCGTACTTCGAGACGACGTCGTTCGTCGAACACGGCTACGAGGGTCGCCCGAACGTCGCCGCCGTCCGGGAGGGGGCCGGCGAGGGGCGGTCGCTCGGACTCAGCGGCCACGTCGACGTGGTCCCGGTTGACGCCGACGAGTGGACGTACGACCCCTGGGGAGCGGAGGTCGCGGACGGCCGGCTCTACGGTCGCGGGAGCGCCGACATGAAAGGCGGCATCGCGGCGTTCGTCCACGCCATCGAGATGCTCGACGACCTCGGCGTCGACCTCGCGGGCGACCTCGTCTTGCAGACCACCATCGAGGAGGAAGACGGCGGCGTCGGGGGCGTCCTCTCGGCGCTCGAACGCGGCTACCAGCCCGACGCGGCCATCATCTCCGAGCCGTGGGAGATTCCCAACGTCGGCATCGCCTCCGCGGGGGCGATGTACTTCCGGGTCACGGTCGGGGGGCGGTCCTCGCACGCCGCCCGCGGCCACGAGGGTGTCAACGCCATCGAGAAGGCCCTCCCGATCATCGAGGAACTCGTCGCGCTCGACCGGGAGCGGAAGGAACGAATCAGGTACCAGCCCATCTTGAACCGCGACCCAGACGCCGACTCGACCAACCTCAACGTCGGCACCTTCCACTCGGGCGAGTGGCCGTCGACGGTCCCGAGCGAGGCCGTCTTCGAGTGCCGTATCGGCTGGCCGCCGGGCGAGACGCGACCCGAGATTCGCGAGCAGATACTCGACGCCATCGACGCCGCCGTCGAGGACGACCCGTGGCTCTCGGCGCATCCCCCCGACATCGAGTGGTTCGGCTGGAACGCCGACCCACACGAGGTGAGCGTCGACGAGGAGATCACCCGGCTCGTCACGCGACACGCCGAGAGCGTCACCGGCCGCGAGGGGAGCTTCGTCGGCGGCGACGCCGGCCTCGACGAGCGCTTCTACAACCGCTACTACGACATCCCGGCACCGACGATGGGGCCGTCGGGGGCGAACATCCACGGCGCGGACGAGTACGTCGAGATCGACTCGCTCGTCGAGACGGCCCAGGCGCTGGCGCTCACGGCCGTCGACTGGTGCGGGACGGTCGACTGA
- a CDS encoding carbohydrate ABC transporter permease, whose amino-acid sequence MREETRREGVWQFLTYTFILLGTVVTLVPLYWIVVAATLPESEFLSSTDPQLIPGGEFLGNFQSLQARENVQFVGSLGEMHEYIQLGPVYFAYDVWHLWNPGAIENSIFIAVTYTLLSLVLCSMAGFAFAKYEFRFKKPIFYAILATLILPIQLLVIPLFLLMSQLDMTNTYWAIILPWAANPLGIFLMRQNMKSIPDALLESARMDGATEFQLYYKIALPTMKSSLAALAIILFLFQWNLFLFPLVILEQSKYTIPVAINQLVGAQRVYYDQIMVAATLSIVPIFLLFLFLQKQFVSGILAGSVKE is encoded by the coding sequence ATGCGTGAGGAGACCCGTCGCGAGGGCGTCTGGCAGTTCCTCACCTACACCTTCATCCTGCTGGGGACGGTCGTGACGCTGGTCCCGCTGTACTGGATCGTCGTCGCGGCGACCCTCCCCGAGTCGGAGTTCCTCTCCTCGACGGACCCGCAGTTGATTCCGGGCGGGGAGTTCCTCGGGAACTTCCAGTCGCTGCAGGCGCGCGAGAACGTCCAGTTCGTCGGCTCACTCGGCGAGATGCACGAGTACATCCAGCTCGGCCCGGTCTACTTCGCGTACGACGTCTGGCACCTGTGGAACCCCGGTGCCATCGAGAACAGCATCTTCATCGCCGTCACCTACACGCTGCTGTCGCTCGTGCTCTGTTCGATGGCCGGCTTCGCGTTCGCGAAGTACGAGTTCCGCTTCAAGAAGCCCATCTTCTACGCCATCCTCGCGACCCTCATCCTGCCCATCCAGCTGCTCGTCATCCCGCTGTTCCTCCTGATGAGCCAGCTGGACATGACCAACACCTACTGGGCCATCATCTTACCGTGGGCGGCCAACCCGCTCGGTATCTTCCTCATGCGGCAGAACATGAAGTCCATCCCGGACGCCCTCTTGGAGTCGGCGCGGATGGACGGCGCGACGGAGTTCCAGCTGTACTACAAGATCGCGCTGCCGACGATGAAGTCCTCGCTCGCGGCGCTGGCCATCATCCTCTTTCTGTTCCAGTGGAACCTCTTCTTGTTCCCGCTCGTCATCCTCGAACAGAGCAAGTACACTATCCCGGTCGCCATCAACCAGCTCGTCGGTGCCCAGCGCGTCTACTACGACCAGATCATGGTCGCGGCGACCCTCTCTATCGTTCCGATCTTCCTGCTCTTCTTGTTCCTCCAGAAACAGTTCGTCAGCGGTATCCTCGCGGGGTCGGTCAAGGAGTAA
- a CDS encoding MFS transporter, translating to MDLDWQTARTRRWLMWGVLALGFFLVSFNRVTTGVLAEDLTRAFGLTATELSVLHSSFFYIYALLQLPAGVLVDRYGPRRVSSTGIVVMSVGVCGFALSGSLVTGFLTRTLVGLGGSVIYLSVLRFGANWFRPNEFATVVGISIAVSGIGGLAATTPLAVFVAAAGWRVATLTAGVGGLVLGVSVYLAVRDSPAHAGLDAPTGVASGADVTGEVNVLANTRRVLSSLDAWLLGVMLFLVIGTNLTILGLWGVPYLVHVYDLGVPRASTVVLVGTLGLVVGSPLFGWLSDRAGTRLGFVFAGTVAFTLCYAIIAVTGRPPLVVVAGVFFFANFVSGATSLSYTLIKERYPASASGVATGALNSLGYAGAAVVPAVMGVTLDAYWTGQTVAGSRIYSLAGYRLAFGFATLAGLVGVACTLLVASRRE from the coding sequence ATGGACCTGGACTGGCAGACGGCACGGACGCGCCGGTGGCTGATGTGGGGCGTGCTCGCGCTCGGGTTCTTCCTCGTGAGCTTCAACCGCGTCACGACGGGCGTCCTCGCCGAGGACCTCACCCGGGCGTTCGGGCTGACGGCCACCGAACTGTCCGTCCTCCACTCCTCGTTCTTCTACATCTACGCGCTGCTGCAGCTGCCGGCCGGCGTGCTCGTCGACCGCTACGGCCCGCGCCGCGTCAGTTCGACGGGAATCGTCGTGATGAGCGTCGGCGTCTGCGGCTTCGCGCTCAGCGGCTCGCTCGTCACGGGCTTTCTCACGCGGACGCTCGTCGGCCTCGGCGGGAGCGTCATCTACCTCTCGGTCCTCCGGTTCGGCGCGAACTGGTTCCGCCCAAACGAGTTCGCGACCGTCGTGGGAATCAGCATCGCCGTCTCCGGAATCGGTGGACTCGCCGCGACCACGCCACTCGCCGTCTTCGTCGCCGCCGCGGGGTGGCGGGTCGCGACGCTCACCGCGGGCGTCGGGGGACTCGTTCTCGGAGTGAGCGTCTACCTGGCCGTCCGGGACTCGCCCGCCCACGCCGGCCTCGACGCGCCGACGGGCGTCGCGAGCGGGGCGGACGTGACCGGGGAAGTGAACGTCCTCGCGAACACGCGCCGTGTGCTGTCGAGCCTCGACGCGTGGCTCCTGGGGGTGATGCTCTTTCTCGTCATCGGGACCAACCTCACCATCCTCGGGCTGTGGGGCGTCCCCTACCTCGTGCACGTCTACGACCTCGGCGTCCCGCGGGCGTCGACGGTCGTCCTCGTGGGAACGCTCGGCCTCGTCGTTGGCTCGCCGCTGTTCGGCTGGCTCTCCGACCGCGCGGGCACCCGTCTCGGCTTCGTCTTCGCGGGCACCGTCGCGTTCACCCTCTGCTATGCAATCATCGCGGTGACCGGGCGGCCGCCGCTCGTCGTCGTCGCGGGCGTCTTCTTCTTCGCGAACTTCGTCAGCGGGGCGACGTCGCTGTCGTACACGCTGATCAAAGAGCGGTATCCGGCGTCGGCCAGCGGTGTCGCAACGGGGGCGCTCAACAGCCTCGGCTACGCGGGCGCGGCCGTCGTCCCCGCGGTGATGGGCGTGACGCTCGACGCGTACTGGACCGGCCAGACCGTCGCCGGCAGCCGCATCTACAGCCTCGCGGGCTACCGCCTCGCGTTCGGCTTCGCGACGCTCGCCGGCCTCGTCGGCGTCGCCTGCACCCTCCTGGTCGCCAGCCGGCGAGAGTGA
- a CDS encoding ABC transporter substrate-binding protein yields MTNHADTMRRRRLLALLGAGGVAGLAGCAGTGEAPGTETQSSGGSTDASGGASSTESASQSTQTGPAMAQEIEVWGWDVAAKSLDLIDEPYEEAHGGSVSINQIGRADLKDKFKSTLLSGSGAPAAAMMESVDAASWVDTGGLRDISGWLDESGIKSKFVSGKWGPLENEGGTFALPWDIGPVGTFYRRDVMNEYDIDVSSVETWDQYIEEGTKLPDDQYLLNLPSNDYDGLWRMMFRQIGGQPFTENGAVNIHSDKSLQVARILKRIRDSGVANDLASWSSSWFTAFGQGTTASLTAGAWMEGTLKAELGDTAGQWGVFEPPAIESGGSRATNWGGSNITIPEQVSDETARRAWDYMAFTLGQKEHQITMYNEFGIFPALKPAYESDAFDDGSAFLDGQAAGRMFAELAPEIAPYRFTVDTPEVTKAINTHFRDMMTGSKTAKEAVDAAAQQVADRTERDLA; encoded by the coding sequence ATGACCAATCATGCTGACACGATGCGGCGGCGGCGACTACTCGCCCTGCTCGGTGCCGGCGGCGTGGCGGGGCTCGCGGGGTGTGCGGGGACCGGCGAGGCACCGGGGACCGAGACGCAGTCGTCCGGCGGGTCGACGGACGCCTCGGGCGGGGCGTCGTCGACCGAGTCGGCGAGCCAGTCGACCCAGACCGGGCCGGCGATGGCCCAGGAGATAGAGGTGTGGGGCTGGGACGTCGCGGCGAAGTCGCTCGACCTCATCGACGAGCCGTACGAGGAGGCACACGGCGGGTCGGTGAGCATCAACCAGATCGGCCGGGCCGACCTGAAGGACAAGTTCAAGTCGACACTCCTGTCGGGGTCGGGCGCGCCGGCCGCGGCGATGATGGAGAGCGTCGACGCCGCCTCGTGGGTCGACACGGGCGGCCTGCGCGACATCTCCGGGTGGCTCGACGAGTCCGGCATCAAGAGCAAGTTCGTCTCCGGCAAGTGGGGCCCGCTCGAGAACGAAGGCGGCACGTTCGCCCTGCCGTGGGACATCGGTCCCGTCGGGACGTTCTACCGCCGCGACGTCATGAACGAGTACGACATCGACGTCTCCTCGGTCGAGACGTGGGACCAGTACATCGAGGAGGGAACGAAACTCCCCGACGACCAGTACCTCCTCAACCTCCCGTCGAACGACTACGACGGCCTCTGGCGGATGATGTTCCGACAGATCGGCGGGCAGCCGTTCACGGAGAACGGCGCGGTCAACATCCACTCCGATAAGAGCCTGCAGGTGGCGCGCATCCTGAAGCGCATCCGCGATTCGGGCGTCGCCAACGACCTCGCCTCGTGGTCGTCGTCGTGGTTCACGGCGTTCGGCCAGGGGACGACGGCCAGCCTCACCGCGGGTGCGTGGATGGAAGGCACGCTGAAGGCCGAGCTGGGCGATACGGCCGGGCAGTGGGGCGTTTTCGAGCCGCCGGCCATCGAGTCCGGTGGCTCCCGCGCGACGAACTGGGGCGGCTCGAATATCACCATCCCGGAGCAGGTCTCCGACGAGACGGCCCGCCGCGCCTGGGACTACATGGCGTTCACCCTCGGCCAGAAGGAGCACCAGATCACGATGTACAACGAGTTCGGCATCTTCCCCGCGCTCAAACCCGCGTACGAGAGCGACGCGTTCGACGACGGGAGCGCCTTCCTCGACGGACAGGCCGCCGGTCGGATGTTCGCCGAACTCGCCCCCGAAATCGCCCCGTACCGCTTCACCGTCGACACACCCGAGGTGACGAAGGCGATCAACACCCACTTCCGCGACATGATGACCGGGAGCAAGACGGCCAAGGAAGCCGTCGACGCGGCCGCACAGCAGGTCGCCGACCGAACCGAACGGGACCTCGCCTGA
- a CDS encoding carbohydrate ABC transporter permease: MAIRDAPFGVPASLSDRARFLRQALSARLPSASDSTVGYLFLLPAIALFAVFLAFPIVYTLYLSFFRFQGVGGETLFWINTDLFSYRLVSIAQLEFVGLRNYTAMFTDTLFHQALFNTVFILVVQVPLMVALALLFAVALDASFVRLRGFFRTALALPVSANLVAYSTVFLLMMQDAGLVNYLLTSVGLPAVPWLTSEFWSRMTIVGAVTWRWTGYNMIILLAGLQNIPQQLYEAAEIDGADRVEKFRYVTVPQLRPVLLFVFVTSTIGTFKLFSEPVIINGGGAPLESTITIVQYIYQTAFIDFRLGYASALTYVLIGVVSVLSMVQLRVGGEGDA; encoded by the coding sequence ATGGCTATCCGCGACGCGCCGTTCGGCGTCCCAGCGTCGCTGAGCGACAGGGCCCGGTTCCTCAGACAGGCGCTCTCGGCGCGGCTCCCGAGCGCGAGCGACAGCACTGTCGGCTATCTCTTCTTGCTCCCGGCCATCGCCCTGTTCGCCGTCTTCCTCGCGTTCCCCATCGTCTACACCCTGTATCTCTCCTTCTTCAGGTTCCAGGGTGTCGGCGGCGAGACGCTCTTTTGGATCAACACGGACCTCTTCTCGTATCGGCTGGTCTCCATCGCCCAACTGGAGTTCGTCGGCCTGCGGAACTACACGGCGATGTTCACGGACACCCTGTTCCATCAGGCGCTGTTCAACACCGTGTTCATCCTCGTCGTGCAGGTGCCGCTGATGGTGGCGCTGGCGCTTCTGTTCGCCGTCGCGCTTGACGCCTCGTTCGTCCGCCTGCGCGGGTTCTTCCGGACGGCGCTCGCCCTGCCGGTGTCGGCGAACCTCGTCGCGTACTCGACGGTGTTCCTCCTGATGATGCAGGACGCCGGCCTCGTCAACTACCTCCTGACGAGCGTCGGCCTGCCGGCGGTTCCGTGGCTCACCAGCGAGTTCTGGTCGCGCATGACCATCGTCGGGGCCGTGACGTGGCGGTGGACCGGCTACAACATGATCATCCTGCTGGCCGGTCTCCAGAACATCCCCCAGCAGCTGTACGAGGCCGCCGAGATCGACGGTGCCGACCGGGTCGAGAAGTTCCGGTACGTGACGGTTCCACAGCTTCGGCCCGTCCTCCTGTTCGTCTTCGTCACCTCCACCATCGGGACGTTCAAGCTCTTCTCCGAGCCCGTCATCATCAACGGAGGCGGCGCGCCGCTGGAGTCGACGATCACCATCGTGCAGTACATCTACCAGACGGCGTTCATCGACTTCCGCCTCGGCTACGCGAGCGCGCTCACCTACGTCCTCATCGGCGTGGTGAGCGTCCTCTCGATGGTCCAGCTCCGGGTCGGGGGTGAGGGCGATGCGTGA
- a CDS encoding ABC transporter ATP-binding protein has protein sequence MSGITLETVRKEFGDGGETVLAVDDVDLEIADGEFLVLVGPSGCGKTTTLRCIAGLEDVTAGTISFGTRDVTPLRARDRDVAMVFQNYALYPHMSVKKNIGFGLRLSTQLSSAEIDSRVEETAEMLGISELLGDKPKELSGGQQQRVALGRAIIREPEVFLMDEPLSNLDAKLRAQMRTELQELQHQLGTTTVYVTHDQTEAMAMGDRIAVMDDGVLQQVGRPEEVYLSPTNEFVADFIGSPSINLFTADVDGTTLSGPGGFTYDLSAASLVDGRDRVRVGIRPEDVTLVPEGGTQATVNVAEHMGNENFLYLDLAGRELTARIDSAIRPEAGQTIQFTFEEEALYLFDTRTGEAVKTKTDDADADVRALISG, from the coding sequence ATGTCAGGAATCACACTCGAGACGGTACGGAAGGAGTTCGGTGACGGCGGCGAGACGGTCCTCGCCGTCGACGACGTCGACCTCGAAATCGCCGACGGGGAGTTCCTCGTCCTCGTCGGCCCCTCGGGGTGCGGGAAGACCACGACGCTTCGTTGCATCGCGGGGCTCGAAGACGTGACCGCCGGGACCATCTCCTTCGGCACCCGCGACGTCACGCCGCTTCGAGCGCGCGACCGCGACGTGGCGATGGTGTTCCAGAACTACGCGCTCTACCCGCATATGAGCGTGAAGAAGAACATCGGGTTCGGCCTCCGACTGTCGACGCAGCTCTCCTCCGCGGAGATCGACTCGCGCGTCGAGGAGACCGCCGAGATGCTCGGCATCTCCGAACTCCTCGGCGACAAGCCGAAGGAACTCTCGGGCGGCCAGCAACAGCGGGTCGCGCTGGGTCGGGCCATCATCCGCGAGCCGGAGGTGTTCTTGATGGACGAGCCGCTCTCGAACCTGGACGCGAAGCTCCGCGCGCAGATGCGGACCGAACTCCAGGAGCTCCAGCACCAACTGGGCACCACGACGGTGTACGTCACGCACGACCAGACGGAGGCGATGGCGATGGGCGACCGCATCGCCGTCATGGACGACGGTGTCCTCCAGCAGGTCGGCCGGCCCGAGGAGGTGTACCTCTCGCCGACCAACGAGTTCGTCGCCGACTTCATCGGGAGCCCCTCCATCAACCTCTTCACCGCCGACGTCGACGGGACGACCCTCTCGGGGCCCGGAGGGTTCACCTACGACCTCTCGGCGGCCTCGCTCGTCGATGGCCGCGACCGGGTCAGAGTGGGAATCCGCCCGGAGGACGTGACGCTCGTCCCCGAGGGCGGCACGCAGGCGACCGTCAACGTCGCCGAACACATGGGGAACGAGAACTTCCTCTATCTCGACCTCGCCGGGCGGGAACTCACCGCTCGGATCGACAGCGCCATCCGCCCGGAGGCCGGTCAGACGATTCAGTTCACCTTCGAGGAGGAGGCGCTGTACCTGTTCGACACGCGGACGGGGGAGGCGGTGAAGACGAAGACCGACGACGCCGACGCGGACGTCAGAGCGCTCATCTCGGGGTGA